A segment of the Catenuloplanes nepalensis genome:
CATCCGGCGGGCGCGGCTGATCGCGCGTGACGTCGGCCGCGTCGACACCGAGGCGCACGCGCTGATCCAGTCGGCGGCGATCTGCCGGGAGGCGGGCAGCCCCGCGGAGTCGCTGCGTCACGCGCGGGCGGCACTGGAGCTGACCGCCCGGGTGGGGGACCGGCTGCTGTCCGCCTACGCGCACGAGGAGGTGGCCAAGGCGCGGCTGGCCACGGGCGATGTGGACGGCGCCCGGTCGTCGTTCGAAACGGCCCGGGGGCTCGCCGCGGAGATCGGCAACCGATACCTGGAGACGGCCATGCGGGTGGAGTCGGCGATGGCCGCCGGCCGGGCGGACCGCGAGGCAGCGGTGCAGGACACCACGGACGCGCTCGCCGTGGCCCGGGAGCACGGATATGCGCTGCTGGAGGGGCGGGCCTACGCGGTACTGACCGAACTGGCCGGGGACCCGGCCGGGTCCGCACGTGCGGCCGTGGCCATCCAGGACCGGACCGGATGGCGGTTGGGCCGGGCGCGGCTCCTGGAGGTCATCCGGGCGGGTGGGCGCTGATGTTTCACATGAAACATCGGCGGGTACGGCGCCGCCGTACCCGCCGATGATCTTGATTTTAGGAGGCTGACGCGGCTTTGAGGAGGTCGCGGAGGCGGTCGTAGGCGTTGTTCTGGTCCTCGGCCTGCATGGTCCAGTCGATCCGCACCGTCTCGCCACTGCGGAGCACGATCTCGAACCGCTTCGGGAACGAGCGCACCTGCCCGCCGGTCCTGATCTCCTCGGCGGGGATGTAGCGCGTGCCTGGCGTCTTCACCACGGCCTCAGCGTCGCCCCGCTGCACCCAGTCCATGATCCGGCCACGCTTTCGGTGCGCCATCGCGAAGTGGCCCAGTGACGGCACCAGCGCCACACCGGTGTCGAGCACGACCACGTCGGTACGCGCACCCGCCACCTTCATGCTGATCACGCCACCCAGTACGGACGCGCGACGCAGCGGGACGGTCGACGCCACCTGCTTCGCGGCGGTCACGTCGATACCCAGCTCGGCGAGCCGTGCCCGGGCGGTGCCGAGAGTGGCCGGGTCGACCGCGAGCAGCGCGACCGGTGCGAGGTCCAGCTCGGACCCGTCCGCCGCGAGCAGCCGTGGCGCGCCGGTCCACGAGTGGTCCCACGTGGCCACGCCGGAGCGGACCGCGGCCAGCGAGAACAGCGCGTCCAGCGGGTCCGCGAAGCGCTTCGCGGCCTCCTCGGGAGAAGCGGACGGGAAGACCACCGCGGCCATCGCGGCCAGCCGGCCGGCCTCGATCTGGTCGAGCACGCCGCCGACGTCGGTGACCGGCACGTTGAGCGCCCGAGTCAGCGCGCGCAGCAGACCGTCCATGTTCTCCTGCAGCCGGCCGTTCGCGCCGGTGCCGATGAACTGCTGCCAGGGGAGCACGGTCAGGTTGCGCCCGCCGAAGATGTGCTGCTGCAGCGCGAGCCCGGCCTGGCCGAGGCCGGGGATGAGCACCTCTGCCGGCCGGTCGTCCGGCGTGACCGGGGACTCCGGCGCGGCGTTGATCGCGGCGACCCGGGCGCCGATCGGCGGGTGGCTGTCCCAGCGGGACTGCTGCTCCTCGATCCCGGTGGCGGCGGCCCGCAGCGCGGCGATCTCCTCGGCGCGCGCGGTGAGCAGCTCGCGGAACCCGGCGAACAGGTCGTCCGGCGCGGCACCGGCCTCCAGGCCGGGACCGACGTACCGCCCGAGGTAGAAGTTGAACGCGGCGTCGAGCACGCGTACCTCCTCCAGCGCGCTCGCGGCCGCGGCCCGGCCGGCGACGCGCACGGACGAGAGGTCGGCCTCCAGCTCCTGGCGGCGGCTGACCGCGTTGTCGACCAGCAGGAACAGCCGGCCGTACCCGCGGTAGACGTAGCCGATCAGGTTGCCGGCGCCGAGGTGCTCGATGGTGCGGCCCATCGCCATCCGGCCCCGGTACGACACGGCCGCGAGCCGGGTGTGCGAGCCGGAGAAGTGGCCGAGTTCGTGCGCGAGCACCGAGCGCAGCTGCGCGACCGTGAACGTCTGCAGCAGCGGCATGCCGATCAGCATGGTGCGGCGCCCGCCGATCAGGCCCATCAGCCGGGACTTCTCGGACACGGCCGCGTTGACCTCGGGCACCAGGAAGATCTCGTCGGGCGCGCGGGTGCCGACCGCCTGCGCCAGCTCGTCCACGGTCGCCCACAGGTAGGGCGCCTGCTCGCGGCTCAGCGGGATGCCGTTCGGGTCGCCGCTCTGCGCGCGCACCGCCTTCCAGGTGCCGTAGCCGACCGCCCACACCGTGACGCCGAAGACGAAGAGGCCGAACCGGGTGGCCCCGGTGCCGCTGGTGTTGCTGCCGACCCAGATGGCCAGCGCGGTGCCGGCCACGAAGAGCAGCAGCGCCACCACGTAGAAGCCGGCCAGCATGATGATGGAGATCAGCGCACGGAACGCTGTCGTCATTGGAGTCCTCCCCGTGTCGGCACGGGAAGCTACCGGTCCCCGGTCCGGCGCACAATCGGCTTTATTCTTGAATTCCACCGAGTTTTTGCGACGCGAGGAGTCACGGAGTCACATGAGCACCGAGACGCTGGAGTTTCAGGCCGAGGCGCGCCAGCTGCTGCAGCTGATGGTTCATTCGATCTACTCGAACAAGGACATCTTCCTGCGGGAGCTCATCTCGAACGCGTCCGACGCCCTCGACAAGCTGCGCCTGGAGTCGCTGGTCGACAAGGACCTCGAGGTCGACACGTCGGACCTGCACATCGCGATCGAGGCGGACCGGGACGCCCGCACGCTGACCGTGCGCGACAACGGCATCGGCATGTCGCGTGAGGAGGTCGTCCGGCTGATCGGCACGATCGCCAAGTCCGGCACCGCGGAGGTCCTGGCGCGGCTACGCGAGGCGAAGGAGAACGCGGAGCTGATCGGCCAGTTCGGCGTGGGTTTCTACTCCACCTTCATGGTCGCCGACCGGGTCACGCTGACGACCCGGAAGGCAGGCGAGACCGAGGGTACGAGGTGGGAGTCCGCAGGCGAGGGCACCTACACGATCGAGACGGTCGAGGACGTGCCGCAGGGCACGAGCGTGACGCTGCACCTCAAGCCGGAGGACAGCGAGGACCACCTCTACGACTACACCACCGAGTGGAAGATCCGCGAGATCGTCAAGCGGTACTCGGACTTCATCTCCTGGCCGATCCGGATGACCACGGAGAAGACCGGCGAGGACGAGACCGTCGAGTACGAGACGCAGACGCTCAACTCGATGAAGGCGCTCTGGGCCCGCCCCCGCAAGGACGTGGAGCAGTCCGAGTACAACGAGTTCTACCGGCACATCAGCCACGACTGGTCCGACCCGCTCGAGACGATCCACATGAAGGCGGAGGGCACGTTCGAGTACGAGGCGCTGCTCTTCATCCCGTCGCATGCGCCGTTCGACCTGTTCATGCGCGAGGGCAAGCGCGGCCCGCAGCTGTACGTGAAGCGCGTCTTCATCATGGACGACGCGGAGGCGCTGCTCCCCGACTACCTGCGCTTCGTCAAGGGTGTCGTGGACGCGCACGACCTGTCGCTGAACATCTCCCGGGAGATCCTTCAGCAGGACCGGCAGATCCAGGCCGTCCGCCGTCGTCTGGTCAAGAAGATCCTTTCGACGGTACGGGACCTGCAGCAGAACGAGAACGAGAAGTACCAGACGTTCTGGCGCGAGTTCGGCCGCGCGGTCAAGGAAGGCCTGATCAACGACACCGACAACCAGGGCACGCTCCTGGAGATCCTGTCCGCGGCCTCCACGCACGCCGAGGACGGCGTGACCACGCTGGCCGACTACGTGAGCCGGATGAAGGACGGCCAGCAGCACATCTACTACATGACCGGCGAGTCCCGCTCGATGATCGAGAACTCGCCGCACATGGAGGCGTTCCGCGCCAAGGGCTTCGAGGTGCTGATCCTCACCGACCCGGTCGACGAGGTCTGGGTGGAGCGGGTCACCGAGTTCGACGGCAAGCCGCTGCAGTCGATCGCGAAGGGTCAGGTCGACCTGGAGTCGGAGGAGGAGAAGGAGGCCGCGAAGCCGGAGCAGGAGCAGCGGAAGAAGGACTTCGCGGAGCTGCTCACCTGGATGGGCGAGTCGCTGTCGGAGAACGTCAAGGAGGTCCGGCTCTCCTCCCGGCTGACCACGTCGGCCGCGTGCATCGTCGGCGACGAGAACGACGTGACGCCGACGCTGGAGAAGATGTACCGCGCGATGGGCCAGGACGTGCCGCACGTCAAGCGCATCCTGGAGCTGAACCCGACGCACCCGCTGGTCACCGGCCTGCGGAACGCTTTCGACGGCGGCGCCAAGGACGGTCTCGCGGACACCGCTGAGCTGATCTACGGCATGGCGCTGCTGGCCGAGGGCGGCGAGCTGGCCGATCCGTCCCGGTTCACCCGGCTGCTCGCCGACCGGCTCGCCGCGACGCTCTAGCTGGGGAGGTACGGCCCGGAGACGAACTCGCCGTCCTTCGTGAACGGATAGAGGTTCGGCTCGCAGCCGTCGAGGTCGATCGACTGCTGCATCATGATGGGCGCGAGTTCGCCCGGGCCGGAACACCCCTGGTGGTCGAAGCCGAGGTAGTGCCCCATCTCGTGGTTGATGACCGCCTCGGGGTAGTCGTCCACGGACGCGACGCCGGAGCCCTGCAGCCAGCGCCGCAGGTTGATCATGATGATGTTGCCGGTCTTGCACGAGTACTTGCCCTCGGTGTCCAGCCCGACCTGCCGGCACACCGCGTCCACCGTCGCCGGCGAGGCCAGGCGGATCCGCACCTTGTACTGCGGCCCGCTCACCCGCTGGAAGCGCCACGACGCGCCGTGCACGCCGTGCTCCGGCTCGGTGACCGGGTGGTCGGCCGAGGCGGGCCAGCTCTGCGGGTGCTCCAGCACCTCCTCGATCCGGGCCGCGAAGTCGTCCGTCATCACCTTCGGCAGGTCGCCCCAGTCGACGCCCCGCTCCACCTCCACCCGGTACGTGATCAGCGTCTGGCCCTTGCCGATCACGTAGTTCGAGCCCCGCGCCGTGTCGTAGGCGCCGTCGCCCGCCTCCGGGACCTGCTCGTCGCTCACCGGCTCCGGGCTCGGTGACGCACTCGGCGTCGGGCTCGCCGCCGACACCGGCGCCACCGGTTCGTCACCGGCCCGCCACTCCGCCTGCCCGTCCGTGGCCGTGCCACACGCGGACAACGCCGTGATCGCCGCGATGAAGACTCCTGTGATCCGACCCGTACGCAGCCGCACCGGCCGACCTCCCCCTCATGTCGGTGCCGTCGCTCGCGGACGTCACCACCCCGTGCGCGACGATCCCGGCACTCGGTGCTCAGGAGCCAGATCAAAGACTGCCCACCGGGTACGCCGCTCCGAGCAGTAGACGGTTCGGAAGCCATCGAGGTGGTCAGAAGTGTCGTACCCCACTATTAGCGTGGCGACATGGCCAACGCGGCGGCATACGCATACCTCGATCATTCGGCGTTCGCGCCGGACAGCGGGCTCACGCTCCAGACGTCCGGCGGCCCGTCCGCCCACCCGCGGTTCTTCGACGGCTTCCTCACCCAGCCCGGTGCCGCCGCGGTCGGGCTGCTGGCCGTCGCCGAGGTCGCCCGCACGCGCTACTTCCGGCCGGTCAGCCCGGCGAGCCTCGACCCGGTGGTGACCGCCGGCTCCGACCGGCTGCGCTTCGAGTCGTTCTCCGGCTGCTGCGGTGTCTACGCGCGGCTCGACGTCCTGCCGGCCGGCGTCGACGGCGACATCACCGGCCACGGCACGACGAACGTGGATGTCAACGTGCCCCTCCAGCGCGCGCTCTCCCGTGTCGGCCGCTCCGACCCGATGCACCTCGCGGTCGGGCCGGACGATCTGACCGTCACCACGTTCGACGGGCCGCTCGTCGAGCGGAGGGTGCCGCTGCCGTCCCGCTGGCTGCGCGGCTTCGCCGAGGCCCAGGTGATCACGTCCCGATTCGACGCGCGCGCCGAGGTCGGCGCGGCCGAGGCCCGCGCGCTGCTGCACCGTCTCCCGGTCGCGGAGCGCGGCGTGCTGTGGGCGATCCCGTCCGGCCGATCGCTGCGCCTGACCTCCCGCCCGGTCCCCGGCGCGGTCTGCCTGCCCGGCGCCGGCCGGCTCGTCGCGCTCCGCCCGTTCCTGCGCTTCGCCACCACGCTGCGGGTGTTCGGCCCACCCGTCACCGCGGGCAGCGGGCCGGTCGCCAGCACGTGGGAGCTCAGCTCGCCCGCCATGCGCCTGTCGCTCACGCTCTCCCCGGAGTCCCAGCGCGGGTTCTCCGGCGAGGGCGCGGTCCTGGAGTCGCTCGCCACGGACGACGCGGCCGACGACGCAGACCTGATCAGCGCGCTCCTCTCCTGGGACCCGACGATCGACGTGGACGCGCTCGCGGTCTCGTCCGGGCTGCCCGCGACGCGCGTCCGGGATGCGCTGACCCAGCTCGGCACGGCCGGCCGGGTCGGTTACGACGTGGCGGAGGCCGGTTACTTCCACCGCACGCTGCCCTACGACGCGTCCGCGGCCGCGAAGCTGAACCCGCGTCTGACCGGCGCCCGCGCGCTGGTCACGGCCGGTGCGGTGACGTTCGAGGGCGAGTCCGCGGTGGTGCGCAGCGGCGCCGAGACCTACCGGGTGCGCGTGCTCGCCGACGACACGTTTACCTGCACCTGCCCCTGGTGGGCCAAGCACCGCGGCGACCGGGGCCCGTGCAAGCACGCGCTCGCGGCCCGCATGGCCCGCACCGGCGAGACCGCCGACCTCGACGAGTCCGCGGCGGCGCCGGCATGACCACCCAGCTGCCCACCAGCACGGACACGCTCCTCGAGTGGCTCGACCGCCGCCAGCGCAACAAGGACCTCACGGGTGTCGCCACCCTGCTCCGCAAGATCTCCGAGGTGGACCGGCTCGCGCTCGCGCCGCTGGTCGAGGCGAAAATCAAGTCGATCAAGGGTGATGACTGGTGGCGGGGCGACCTCCCACCGGATCAGGCCGGCCTCGGCCTGATGGTGCTCGGCACCGCGCCGACCGCCGCCCGGGCCGCGGCACTGCTCACCCGGCGTGATCTGCGCGACGGGTGGAGCCGCATACCGGAGCGCCTCCTCCTCGACGTCGTGCGCGCCCGGGAACTCCCCTGGCTCGGCGACCTCGCGACCCGCATCGCCGGCAACCTCAACCCGAGGGAGGCCGGCTGGTCGGGGGAGTGGGAGTTCGCCGACGCGCTGTTGCGCGAGTCCGGCACCCCACCACCGGTCAACGAGGCGGTGACCCGCGGCTGGATCAGCGAGATCACTCGGTTCCGCCCCAGCACGGAGCTGATTCCGATCATCGACCGGTTGCGCGCCAGTCCGTATCTTGACCTGCTGGTGCCGGGCATCTTCGAGTTCGATGGCCTCGGCACCGAGCTGGTCAGCTCTCAGTGGGACAGCGGTCGGTGGGACAACACGCCCCGCGTCATGCTCGCACTCGCGGACCTGTCGGCCGAGGGCCGCCTGGACCGCACCATGCTGCTCGACGGCGTGCTCGACCGGCTGCTGCGCGGCGACAAGCCGAATGCGTTGCGCCCGTTCACCGCGCTGCACGACGCGCTCGCCCCCACGCCCGCGGAGCAGGCCGACCGCGTCCTCGACTACGCACAGCTGCTGCCCACCGCACCGGCACCGGTCGCCACGCTGGCCCAGCGCGCGCTCCGTGCCGCCGACGAGATCGGCCGGCTGGAGCTGGAGACGCTGCTCGACGCGTCCGCCGGCCTGCTGCTCCGCAAGGAGAAGGCGCTGGTCAAGGCGCAGCTCTCCTGGCTGGAGAAGGTCGCACGGCGCGAGCCCGACCGGCTCGGCGACATCCTGACCACGGTGGCGATCGCATTCGGCCACCCCGCGCTCGACATTCAGGAGCGCGCACTGACCATCATCGGCAGGCAGGTGGTCACGCTCGGCCCGGACGACGTGGCCCGGATCGCGGGCGAGGCGGTCCAGCTCGGCGGCGACCTGCCGGCCCGCGCGGCCGCGCTGCTCGGCACCCCGCTCGACGTGCCGCACCCGTTCGGCACGCCCGCGCTGCCGGCTCCCACGCCGGCCGCGGAGATGCCGCCGCCGATCGCGAGCGGCGCCGAGCTGGCCGAGGAGATCAGCGGCCTCGTCCACGCGGAGACCGCGGTCGGCTGGGAGCGGGTCCTCGCCGCCGTCGTCACGCTGCACGCCGCCGGCCGGCGCGACGAACTGGCCGAGACGCTCAGCCCGCTGCTCGACCGGCACGCCGACGTGTTCGTGGAGAGCACCTGGATCCGGCGGCCGCGATTCGTCTTCCTGGGCGAGGTGCTGCGCGCCGTCATGGAGCCGCGGGAACGGAGGGGCGGTGTCTGGCAGCGTGTGGTCACCTCGGTTCGGGAGGCCTGGCAGGACGGCTCGCTGCCCGGTGCCGGCGGAGCCGAGGACAACCCGCGCGGCGTGCTCGCGCTCCGCATCGCGGAGATCTCCGTGCGACTCCACCGCGCGCCGGTCCCG
Coding sequences within it:
- a CDS encoding DUF6493 family protein; this translates as MTTQLPTSTDTLLEWLDRRQRNKDLTGVATLLRKISEVDRLALAPLVEAKIKSIKGDDWWRGDLPPDQAGLGLMVLGTAPTAARAAALLTRRDLRDGWSRIPERLLLDVVRARELPWLGDLATRIAGNLNPREAGWSGEWEFADALLRESGTPPPVNEAVTRGWISEITRFRPSTELIPIIDRLRASPYLDLLVPGIFEFDGLGTELVSSQWDSGRWDNTPRVMLALADLSAEGRLDRTMLLDGVLDRLLRGDKPNALRPFTALHDALAPTPAEQADRVLDYAQLLPTAPAPVATLAQRALRAADEIGRLELETLLDASAGLLLRKEKALVKAQLSWLEKVARREPDRLGDILTTVAIAFGHPALDIQERALTIIGRQVVTLGPDDVARIAGEAVQLGGDLPARAAALLGTPLDVPHPFGTPALPAPTPAAEMPPPIASGAELAEEISGLVHAETAVGWERVLAAVVTLHAAGRRDELAETLSPLLDRHADVFVESTWIRRPRFVFLGEVLRAVMEPRERRGGVWQRVVTSVREAWQDGSLPGAGGAEDNPRGVLALRIAEISVRLHRAPVPLLVATPTHVTGSLDAGVLLDRLIRAEAEGWEPWRLDLEQALVRVPRTVDPSVADRAAALTSESGRRFADWLRDGGLPDPIATRVEQRAGDRTRFGWSDAERRVVVSLEPALPTGLILESRLLRLTRGTHPVYVEAQVGDVWAAVLPHHRDTIAAWALPALAGLADSDQKGGAALLPPLAEAEGPVGLAFTYGLAYGLGARHEQDRIAAVDAFLLLLARKTAFAGRVGAALADLATDGMVKLSRLAGPLGDIHRSGGSSGVWELLAVALPILLPLAPRALPDLLELSAQVVPAAGARGSFAELDAVAARSGSSRLVREAKRLRDVLNR
- a CDS encoding SWIM zinc finger family protein, whose translation is MANAAAYAYLDHSAFAPDSGLTLQTSGGPSAHPRFFDGFLTQPGAAAVGLLAVAEVARTRYFRPVSPASLDPVVTAGSDRLRFESFSGCCGVYARLDVLPAGVDGDITGHGTTNVDVNVPLQRALSRVGRSDPMHLAVGPDDLTVTTFDGPLVERRVPLPSRWLRGFAEAQVITSRFDARAEVGAAEARALLHRLPVAERGVLWAIPSGRSLRLTSRPVPGAVCLPGAGRLVALRPFLRFATTLRVFGPPVTAGSGPVASTWELSSPAMRLSLTLSPESQRGFSGEGAVLESLATDDAADDADLISALLSWDPTIDVDALAVSSGLPATRVRDALTQLGTAGRVGYDVAEAGYFHRTLPYDASAAAKLNPRLTGARALVTAGAVTFEGESAVVRSGAETYRVRVLADDTFTCTCPWWAKHRGDRGPCKHALAARMARTGETADLDESAAAPA
- a CDS encoding DUF3152 domain-containing protein, with the translated sequence MRLRTGRITGVFIAAITALSACGTATDGQAEWRAGDEPVAPVSAASPTPSASPSPEPVSDEQVPEAGDGAYDTARGSNYVIGKGQTLITYRVEVERGVDWGDLPKVMTDDFAARIEEVLEHPQSWPASADHPVTEPEHGVHGASWRFQRVSGPQYKVRIRLASPATVDAVCRQVGLDTEGKYSCKTGNIIMINLRRWLQGSGVASVDDYPEAVINHEMGHYLGFDHQGCSGPGELAPIMMQQSIDLDGCEPNLYPFTKDGEFVSGPYLPS
- the htpG gene encoding molecular chaperone HtpG, giving the protein MSTETLEFQAEARQLLQLMVHSIYSNKDIFLRELISNASDALDKLRLESLVDKDLEVDTSDLHIAIEADRDARTLTVRDNGIGMSREEVVRLIGTIAKSGTAEVLARLREAKENAELIGQFGVGFYSTFMVADRVTLTTRKAGETEGTRWESAGEGTYTIETVEDVPQGTSVTLHLKPEDSEDHLYDYTTEWKIREIVKRYSDFISWPIRMTTEKTGEDETVEYETQTLNSMKALWARPRKDVEQSEYNEFYRHISHDWSDPLETIHMKAEGTFEYEALLFIPSHAPFDLFMREGKRGPQLYVKRVFIMDDAEALLPDYLRFVKGVVDAHDLSLNISREILQQDRQIQAVRRRLVKKILSTVRDLQQNENEKYQTFWREFGRAVKEGLINDTDNQGTLLEILSAASTHAEDGVTTLADYVSRMKDGQQHIYYMTGESRSMIENSPHMEAFRAKGFEVLILTDPVDEVWVERVTEFDGKPLQSIAKGQVDLESEEEKEAAKPEQEQRKKDFAELLTWMGESLSENVKEVRLSSRLTTSAACIVGDENDVTPTLEKMYRAMGQDVPHVKRILELNPTHPLVTGLRNAFDGGAKDGLADTAELIYGMALLAEGGELADPSRFTRLLADRLAATL
- a CDS encoding M48 family metalloprotease, whose product is MTTAFRALISIIMLAGFYVVALLLFVAGTALAIWVGSNTSGTGATRFGLFVFGVTVWAVGYGTWKAVRAQSGDPNGIPLSREQAPYLWATVDELAQAVGTRAPDEIFLVPEVNAAVSEKSRLMGLIGGRRTMLIGMPLLQTFTVAQLRSVLAHELGHFSGSHTRLAAVSYRGRMAMGRTIEHLGAGNLIGYVYRGYGRLFLLVDNAVSRRQELEADLSSVRVAGRAAAASALEEVRVLDAAFNFYLGRYVGPGLEAGAAPDDLFAGFRELLTARAEEIAALRAAATGIEEQQSRWDSHPPIGARVAAINAAPESPVTPDDRPAEVLIPGLGQAGLALQQHIFGGRNLTVLPWQQFIGTGANGRLQENMDGLLRALTRALNVPVTDVGGVLDQIEAGRLAAMAAVVFPSASPEEAAKRFADPLDALFSLAAVRSGVATWDHSWTGAPRLLAADGSELDLAPVALLAVDPATLGTARARLAELGIDVTAAKQVASTVPLRRASVLGGVISMKVAGARTDVVVLDTGVALVPSLGHFAMAHRKRGRIMDWVQRGDAEAVVKTPGTRYIPAEEIRTGGQVRSFPKRFEIVLRSGETVRIDWTMQAEDQNNAYDRLRDLLKAASAS